The Leptidea sinapis chromosome Z, ilLepSina1.1, whole genome shotgun sequence genomic sequence AGTGGAGAAACTGAAATTATGTGAATTAATTAAACGTGCAAATTCTATGAATGGatctaatttgttttgaaataataCCAATTATGTAAATACAATGAATGAGTTCAATACAAAATAGTTTGGTTGATCTTACTAAATTTATTGCCCTTTTATAATGATTAGTTCCAACTAAATACAAGAAAATTATATAGAGCTTTTGTTACAATTCAATTCATAGATTTTTTGTGGCTATAAAGACTAAGAATACATAAACTCATCTGGGTGTTGGATGAATATTATGACGTTTAAAGAGCTAACGAACTATAAAGTGATAGTTACCGAGCACTGAATAAAGCCGTCAATATTAACAAACTACGTATTTATCAACtaacattttgaaaaaaaagagACTAAAATGGCcactaaaataaactttttgttaCGTTAATTATTGTACgttaaatattaaactaaataaatttcactactacatatttattttagaaaaagaaGGAAAAACAACCTGTTCCCTTGTTTGTCCTCTTACAAAGAGAAATATACGTAAACATATGAAGGAAACTTAACAAGTTACAGGATATAACAATTGCGGCCGTATGCGGGTATATTACAAAATAGGTGTGAGCTTAAGACCTCATGACAGAAGTGGAAACTTCTTGAAGGCGAGGTTATTAGTAGGAAATAGAAATATTGGAAACGGGTATGTTGGAAATAAGTCGAATTATTCACTTGCTCTTAGACTATAACACGTTTATAGTGTTCGGGAAACAAGGATGCAAAATATGATGCTAATGACGGCATTTGCGTCACATCTTGCATCCTGCACACACATTGGGCACCGCTACTGCTCTGTTTAAAGGTCAGAAGTGAGCATGCGATTAATACAATACGTCACAGATAGCCTTTGCAGATCATGTGTCCCTGGTACAATATACCCTTTCACGATCCTCTTTAGGCGTTTTCAGCCGTACAGAAAAGGAATTCTAACTTTTACCCGtcgtttacaccaaggtattatacatgtatttgacaagtttcatacaaattttaactacaatttttatataatgttttcaatattcaaaaatatttaactttttgtagacaaaatttgtatgaaacttgttCGATGACATTGTTTGCGAACTACTAGTAGTCTACATGTTTATAATctcatgttttatacttgttgtgAACTTGTAGCTTAATTTGTACAATTAAGACACGTCAGTCCTGAAGTTTAATGAATATAGCTCAATTGACTACTGGTACTGACAATGGAACGTGAATGTGCttcatcataaaaatgaagCAAATGCAAGAAAAACATGCAAGTACTCGTCGTGAACATTTTTGGAGAAACGACACCAACCAACCAAGAAGGGGCATATCGTGTCATATTTAATGGTTTAAGAATAGAAGACAGAAGTGGATTCAGAAACTTTGTTAGAATCACACTAGTAAATTTGGAGAATTTGCTTCAAAAAGTTGCACCACACATTTCTATGCAAAATACACATTACCGATACGTCATCACTCCctcaataatttttaaccgacttcaaaaaaggagttggttttcaattcgtcggtatttcttttatgtttgttatctcaAAACTTtcggactgggtgaaccgattttgataattattttttatgtattatttttatgtttgttacctcaaatttttcggactgggtgaaccgattttgataattatttttttatttgaaagctggtgcatcccgagtggtcccattgtaatttggtccagatctgacaaggcatccatgagaaaaccataaaagtcttaaatttgctatacgtatgtgcatgacaaatttacgaatagttGGGAtttctgattatggaatccatgataaagtaacggaactcttcaattcttaggagcaaattaacgatactcggtcgaatcttttttatgctattaggatatttaagtcatctaccgtAACGTAGtcatggtcaagtaattgttgtagtcgaatatgatgatcaatggaaagGGTGCGATCTATAGCAGAAAATCTGTCtttaatcaaattgcaaagcgcttacgttcattgctgcattgaaaaagtTAGTAAATGTACTCCAGTTTCactaaaaagaaattaaaattttgtaacaaaaagaaactgacttcaaaaacactaatacaaaacaacagatataatatgcactaaaaagtataaaaatgcaacaccagaggaatcacacgagccTTGCCGGCCCTTagggaaggtgtatgcgctttttttttgttggCTGTTTGTTTGAGATATCTAGCTATTAGTGATTCATATTCATCTTAATTATATTTGCATCGGATATCAAAGGCAAAAAGTAGTCAATACCTTACTGATTCCTGCGAAacgattataaaagtattgaaaGAGTGTCTTAATGTAAGCCGatataaatattgctaataaaatatgtttctcTGACCACTCCATTTATCTTCTTCTTATTATCTTTTTTAAAGAATGCGGTGTGTCtggtaaatgtttaaaacattatCCAACAAACATGGATAGtgtataaaacttgtttcaaatATGTAGTATacataaacttcaataaaatgaacaatatttgttaaaaacatatatatgttttatattggTGTAAACGCTGTCAATGTATCAGACTGGATCAAACATGTGTCAGACCTATATGAGAACGCAaatgtgttttatacttgtactagctgacccgacagacgttgttctgtatataataaataaaataatgtttttaaatgaatttgtaaataatcaatatcataaaatcaaaaattactttggaaaatatgcaccctgatgtcgtaatgaaattgtttcacagcagaactgtcaaaccgtgcgtcaataaattctctcataggaaTTATGTATTGTCCATACatcatcaaaggaaaaacaaatttgttgtttttatttaatttagcagcattttcctatttattcaccttttaaaccttccctagagtttcacaaataatttaagaccaaaattagccaaatcggtccagccgttctcaagttttagcgagactaacgaacagcaattcatttatatatatatagactagtggacccgacagacgttgtcctgtacacacgtcttaaatttgaaaaatcggtccagccgttaggaggagttcaataacatacacatgagcaggagaattatataacatggacggaattgagaatctaaaccaatcttaaattcactgaaacaaacaaaaaaatcatcaaaatcggtccagccgtttaggatgtagtttaattgtgaatctaaaccattctcgaatccacctgaagacacacaccaatctcaaattcactggaacacacaaaaatatcatcaaaatcggtccagccgtctaagaGGAAGTCAGTATgtcacacacgcacacaagaaatatatatattaagatatagtcTTGTTTGCAGCACAGTGTGAACGAAAGTATGTTTCAGGCTATTGCAATACAtgctattaataataaatatttatgtaataattaatattattgagtaaatatgtaattgtgttttgacaagtattttacaagttttgtataaaaccAGTTTATGACATgtttcttggtgtaaacgaggggttaGATTTACACTAACTAAACTGTACATTAACGGATAGTCAAGCTAAGCGCGAGAGAagagagatacagcaagatagaaaatggaagcggttttttttaaactgtaacCGATTCTGATTGTCTAGTCGTAAACAGACTTATAATAGACTTATTATACAATAAAGACttacgtgaagcagtaatgtactaGTGAGAACATCTTTTGCacagccggctagattatgtataggtaccacaacggcgcctatttctgctgtgaaaaagtaatgtgtaagttttattgtgtttcggtctgaagggcgccgtagctagtgaaattactgggcaaatgagacttaacatcgtatgtctcaaagtgacgagcgcaattgtggttcgtctcagaatttttgggtttttcaagtatgaATACGTATGAATTAAGATATcaaactgaacgtcctgctcgtctcgtattctgaacaaaaaaaaaagagttttcaATGAAGTAACtgttattgaatataatatacacatatattGAAATTGTGTGACGTCTTATCTTCTTCACATTATACTGCTTGTACTTGTGTTACCGAGTTTAAAGATGGAGTTTGTAGAATTTTTGTCTCTTTGTTTGTTAACGCCAACTTCACAAAAGGCTGAACTGATGTAAGCGGTTGTCACTGATGTATTGAGGCTAGCTCTCCGCCACTTTCattatttgtttcatttctaTTGATTAACAAAGAAATGTTACTCGTTacattaatatgtaatattatatctatttgcTTAGACTACAGGGGCGTCATGAAATAAGTACTGACTTTTTTGATTAAAATCAGGAAATGATCGGGAAACAACATTAAAAACCATTATGAATTCAAATGTTGAGGTTATTAGATTTCACgtctttttacaaaaaattttcCTGAGGGAGCGCGATATGATTTATAATCCGAGTCCACATTTAACGAATGGTGACGAAAGAAAGCTATGAAACGTAGGAGAAACAGCAAGTTAGGAATGAGGTAGGAAATAGATTGAGGAGGTGAGGCGAGAGACAGAGAAGGGAGAATTGTATCGGATTTTCGTTCGAGGTCGTTGTTTTGAGTTGCGTCATAAGCATCGATAAGTAGTGGATCTCACATTCACGCGCTGGTTCGATCAGGAAGAATCGGTTTACGAGGAAAGTGAAGGGTTCCGGAGAGTGTTAATTTTAACTGTCCTAGTATGGCGGTTTATGACATACAGAGCGATGGCAGACGGACCGACAGACGTACAGTGGAGTCTAGTTATAGTTGCTTGGTTGGCTACACTCCGGGATCAAAACACAAagaatatttgagtttgagaaagaaagaaattattcttttgttttggtttgagaATACTTGaggtatatttttgtttagttaaTTTGGAAAAAGGATTATTAGAATTTTAACTTAactataatgtatttaaaacttttctcaatttatttatggattCACGCTGTCACAGTCTctctagaagtataaatatgATCTAAGTAATAATGTTTTATGAAGTGGATATCAAATACGTGTGCAAGCTACAActaagatatttaaaatttaaattttgttgaatTAAGATCGGGGTGTGTGACGTATGTCGTGATAACCGTTGTAGCTGCAACATAGTCGTCTATTGAATATATCTCCGACCGATCCATGTTCTCCTGGTACACTTGATTAGAAGACGTAACATTCTAATCCCTAATTTAAATGCGaagtatgtttttttctttgttattttGTCGATTTAACTCTTAATTCAACCGATCAACATAAAATTTTGAACTCAAAATGTCAGGGATTAGAAAAGGATACCATTTTatcctgatttttttttaatttcaaagggAGTCTAAACCAAATACGTGGGGAGAAGCTAGAAATGGTAATAACCTATCCTGAGTGACTGACAGGGAGCTCCACTAGACTATGATACTTGAATAATATGAATGTAGCATAATAATCCCTAATTAGATAAGATAAGGATTGATCGGTTTTTTGGGAGTTCACCGTTTTTAAAGTaaagtatcaaataataataacatttaaaatatcttaatttatttatttgtcatgAATGATTGATGTTTTATTGTGACTGTAAACAATATACGAATAAATTAGACAAAATTCTAcagcaaaatattatatcagCTTAACCAAATTAACTCAATATACTCTGTCAATACTTATCGCTTCGAATCGACTtacataacataaacaataagtAAAAAGGAGCTGAAACGACCATCTATCCGGCTCTAGTCTACTCCTAACTTACAGTCAGAACTCCATGTAACTCATGCGATCCTGTTACAAAATGTACTGAAATTTTTAACATTGTATGATGTTGTTACTGAAAGGTTGGTTGGATGAAAGGACGTGGGGCGCATACACTATTAATATTTGAAGCGTTTGAGTATTTCTTTGTCATATTAGCTATACAGTACCCGGCAGATAACTATGATATTTGCTACTACAAACATCCCATAATTCAAATGGCGCTAACTGCTACATAGCACTATTCAATCTGATTCACGTCATAGTCGCAAAAGATTTCTTTATTCTTATTCTTCAGGGccttagaatatttaaaataaaacccaTCTCATTTTAAAACTTGATTCTATTATTACATAACCCTTCAGACGGAGTGATTAAGTTTATTGAAATCATTTATGTAACCAGCCTTGTTAGTTTGGGGCAAatgttacaattacaatttgaaaaaaacatataattcaGTTCTTTcttaggtataataatattatgatatgacTCTCAAAGAAATTAATGGCTTTATTTTCGTCACCGCCATTTGATGGAAATctttgttattttcaatttaattttaaattaaatcccCTGTTCAAAACGTTGATTCATATGGCTAAATAATGGCAAAAAATTaagcaaataattattataatgttttcatTTTGACGCATGAGAAAAACCTAGCCGGCGCGGCGTATAGGCATTTGCCGTTGGTGTAAAGTTACTTTTTAGTATCCCAAATACactgttacaattattttttatttgaaaaatctaTTTTTGACCTTCTTTTGACTCAAATATTGAAATGGAACCCTAATTTTCAACAGAAATTCACACATCgaaagatatttttttcaaaaaagtcAGTGGGCTTTTTGTTCGGTAAAATCTCTATTTTTAATGGTGtgcaaaaaatatacattactatggtaaatgttcggaaaatttataACCATCAATGGTCAATTCACAGAGAATTCATACTTGTTATTTAGTAGCAGCAAAAATGTgataatgattcagtgttatattatccttttttttcaattataaaaggtaacttaatttgttttttttgacaaaggcaataatgaaaaataaaaaacttgggTATTTGAGTTTTCACATAAATATTGAAgttttgtgaaaaaagtgtgaaagCAAAAGTTTTAGATCGTTTTATTatctacaactttgccatttaacGTTTTcgcataggacttgtagtttcgaTGGTAATCGAGATAAACCGATTTTTACCCTAAACGGCGTAACTTCCatttcccgacctcagatcgcccgtaaatTATtcttcctttcatttttgttatattctcatccttttccaatgggtttcatccagctattattattttttcactttttatcattttcaaacgcttcagcactggtctacATACACTTGGAATATACTAACATACTTACTATATATTGTAAGATATGGTGAATCCTGTGTTTTTAAGAGGGAATTATTTATACCCCTAAAAGTGAGCAGGGAACGTGAACAGTGGGGTGTATTGTACCAGGGAGACATGATTTACAACGACTATCTGTGACGTAACGGAACAAGATCAGAAGCTCTTTTTCTGACCTTCAAACAGAGCGGCTTGCACATCTTGCATCCTTGTTTCAACGTCGTGGACAATAACACGTTTGTTGAAACCATAGACACAGAATATtatagcgtatagacaaacaaagcgggTGAGGGAGAAGAACAtctgtaacggagatacagccaGAGAGAAAAGAAATGCGAATACATTGTCAATATAACACATTTTAATTGGCAAGTCGTAAATACTCAGCTATGCTTAGAATTAGCTTATATTGGGCTGTCAGGTGATAAttcgtctatacgctaatatGTTCTAAGTCTATAGTAGAAACAAACATGTTTTGGTCTAAGAGCTTGCCCATAATTATCTgacttaaaattgttttattatcagtgaattattattatagcgtTCTCGATCATCTccagtaatatatttttttttaaatcttttgaagtgaaactttttattGAAGGTCTTTGAAATTCTGACCTTAATATTGTGTTTCTCATTCAGGTTCGAGTCGACTAAGAGACCACattatataagataaatatttaccataatatacaaattgtaTATATACACAACCAAACTTAAGTATGTACACATATTAttcctttttaatttttttaggcATTATACTGATATATTACAGTAGTTCACTAGCGGATGTGATGCTACCAACATCAAGATACAAATGCCATTAACAAACAACAAGGCAAAAGCACGAAAGAAGCTACACAGAATGAAATGGTCGAAGCTATCTGATAATTCCGCAATTCTGCATAGAAATATACTATGCCTTCCTCACCCTCTGTATTccccagaccttgctccaacggactccaatttttttcgtgatttggacaattttctacgtgataaaaggatttcttctcaggaggcagtacataCAAAAGtatttcacacagtttgtcgaatctggatcaccacagttctatcgcaaggCATAAATGATCTTTCTATTAGATGGgagcaatatataaataataatggtatttttttttaatatatatgttaaattaaaaaaaaacttttataaactttttcaaaaaaaaaatttttttaaagtcaattcGGCAATTTCATAGTTTTACTCCTAATACCCATCAGCAACCATTTAGAGAGGGGCTGTTGTAGATTTGGCCTTCGGAGCGATCGAATCGCAAATCCAAAATGTACCAGGATAACATGAATCAGTAGAAGATGAATTGTACTTGACAATAATACCAAGTAATACAAGGCTGTTTATGCAGCCACACACACACAGTCACAACTAGCGTTACTACACTACTCACACGTCATGCACCTCGATGTTCATTGggcaaatttaaatattttactcgTAGCTTGCACACACATATAATATTCTCGTTTAATTTTAACGCCTTTTTAAGAGTTACGGATAAAAATAACAACCAACCTATATCAAGGCCGCATTGTCCGTCCGTCTGTTTGTCACCGGGCTGTagctacaaatataaaatttttgtgaAATTGCTCGACCGATTTGCCGCTAAAATATATCTTGAATCGTGGTTATACTTCATCTTGAGGAATTTGTAAATAAGATACTTGATAACAGTGCTTCAAATGACTCTTATGACAGAgcttgattaaaaaaaaattcacgtCTATCTGACCTTCACCAGAGGAACAAACCCTGGTGATAAAGGTTGTGCAGAAGTGCCCATTTCTTGCCGGCCGCAGTCTAGTTATGTTGAACGCGGGTTGCGCGTGTTAACATACGACGTACCTACGTCTAAATTTCATGATACTGTTACTCGTACAAAGAACTATAATAGCGATAACATTTGATGACTGAGCGTAATTATGGTGTTGTGTTCAAGTATCAAATCATGCATTTGGAATTCTACAAAAAGAAACATatttagaatagaaatatatttaatgcttACTACCGCAATACTATGGGCCTACGCAGACCGGGACGGCAAGGCAagggattttaatttttactaatggACATTCAACCGTACTGGTACAGAAATACGACATAAATTGCTATGCTTTAAAATGATGCCGTGGCATTGAAAGGGATTTTATCGCAACACGCGCCACAGGCTCCCGTGGCGGGATGCCGTGGCATACTGCGGTAGGCAACGGCATGCCACGGACTCCGGCGCTCGTAGTGATATACTGCGGGGTGCGGCGGCGGGAGTAGAGAAGCGGGGAATGCACACCAATATTGACCATCCATTTGCGCCCGCGTCTTTGACGACTGTGCTACGTGATTTTTTCGGAGACCATCCTAACATGGaggaaaaattaataactttagttcaagactatgattatttatataatatgtcatcAAAACATTATATGAACACTCAAATGAAGAACAATGCGTGGAAAAGAATTGGAATAGAAATGAATAAAAcaggtaagtaaatatttttgcactataattatattttaagatttaacaCAGTATTAATGTCTATTTACAATATCGTTTTGCCATGGAATAGAGCCCTCATCAGACCTAAAGTAATCTTTAAACATCTCCCGTACTGTCATACCATCTAATGCATTGTTCATATTATTATCGTTTTCTaaattaatgcttacacttgCTATATTTTGGCTTTCTGTGCTTGTACCACCTATGATGAAATTGTGTAAGCAAGTACATGCTAAAATGATATTATCAACATATTTTGGTTGAACCTGAATTCCTTTTTGACATAATTCGAAACGTTCTTGAAGTATACCAAATGCATTTTCGACGATACGCCTGGCTCTACTCAAAcgataattgtatattttcattgcttCATCTGTCAATCGATCGCCACTAAATGGTCTCATAATGTTTGTGGTTAACGGAAAAGCCTCGTCTGCTACAAAAACATACGGCAACTCAAGATCTGTCCTCGGTAAACGTTTTTTTGGGGGAATATCGAGGGCATTAGAAGtcaatttttttccaaatattGAGTTTTGCATTATACCTCCATCACTATTTCGTCCATATGATCCTACATCTGCAatcacaaatttataatttgcatCCACAACCGCTAGTAGTACGATactgaaaaactttttatagTTTATGTAGAGACTTCCACTATTGCGAGGTGCTTTTATCTTGAAATGTTTACCATCTATTGCACCGATGCAGTTCGGGAAATTCCATTTTTCATCAAATTCCATCGCGATTCGCGTCCATTTTTCCCTTGTTGGTTTTGGCATAACACTAGGTCTTAGGGCATTCCAAATGACTCGGCAAGTTTCATGTACGATAGAGCGCACTGTACTAAACCCCATGCGATAGCTGTAACCTAGAGACTTGAAGCTACTTCCCGTGATCAAAAATCtgaaagataatataattaggGGTAAGTGAGGCAGAGTGAAAGACAGGGCACAGTTAAACAAagtcaattaaataatacagtttacgtatttatatataattatgaattccTCATGATATTTTTCCGTCACCGTAATGCCAGTGGTAATTTCTACTTAGAAAAAGATTAGCTCAATATAATCCCATAAACACAGCTGGTGCTAACCTAGTCACTATCTAAGGCCTTTTCCCATTACCTACTTATTCTGTTTCTATACCATTTTACCTGCTTATGTTTTGTTTTAGGTGAAGAATGCCAGAAAATATGGGGTAATATACGTAATAATTTTAGGAAAGCTCTGAATAACAGAAAAACAAAGAGTGGTGACCCGTACACAAAGCGACGCCCTATCAA encodes the following:
- the LOC126978661 gene encoding uncharacterized protein LOC126978661 isoform X1 produces the protein MVDWDLVLISIIADEEEGAQANNRDRRRFWVDNLWKERESKGEFNNLFNDLKYDVQKFYDYHRMDYEKFQALLNICRPYIEKQRTNFRNPIEADQRLSLCLRFLITGSSFKSLGYSYRMGFSTVRSIVHETCRVIWNALRPSVMPKPTREKWTRIAMEFDEKWNFPNCIGAIDGKHFKIKAPRNSGSLYINYKKFFSIVLLAVVDANYKFVIADVGSYGRNSDGGIMQNSIFGKKLTSNALDIPPKKRLPRTDLELPYVFVADEAFPLTTNIMRPFSGDRLTDEAMKIYNYRLSRARRIVENAFGILQERFELCQKGIQVQPKYVDNIILACTCLHNFIIGGTSTESQNIASVSINLENDNNMNNALDGMTVREMFKDYFRSDEGSIPWQNDIVNRH
- the LOC126978661 gene encoding uncharacterized protein LOC126978661 isoform X2, which encodes MVDWDLVLISIIADEEEGAQANNRDRRRFWVDNLWKERESKGEFNNLFNDLKYDVQKFYDYHRMDYEKFQALLNICRPYIEKQRTNFRNPIEADQRLSLCLRFLITGSSFKSLGYSYRMGFSTVRSIVHETCRVIWNALRPSVMPKPTREKWTRIAMEFDEKWNFPNCIGAIDDVGSYGRNSDGGIMQNSIFGKKLTSNALDIPPKKRLPRTDLELPYVFVADEAFPLTTNIMRPFSGDRLTDEAMKIYNYRLSRARRIVENAFGILQERFELCQKGIQVQPKYVDNIILACTCLHNFIIGGTSTESQNIASVSINLENDNNMNNALDGMTVREMFKDYFRSDEGSIPWQNDIVNRH